The Pseudoalteromonas carrageenovora IAM 12662 DNA window GCTAGCTAAGTTGCCAACATCTTCAAAAATTGAGCTTGTATCAATGCAAAACTCTAAACTTCATTGGGGGTTGCAAGCCGTAGATGTATTAACTGGGGCAGTTAATACTGGATACCTTTTATATTTCAACCCTAACTCTGATATGCAAATGGCAAAAAAGCTCGCTACTTTCCGAATGGCTGCAATTTTAGGTTGGGATCAATTAGCCTACGACACTAGGCCAAATAATATGTTCAATATCTGGCACTTTCCAATAGAAACTAGAGCTATTCCAGATACAAGGGACATAGTACCAAATTTTGCAATTCCAAATGTTGGCAGAGCAGAATATGAAGTTATAGCTGGCTCTAAATAAAGGACTGCAATGAAGTTTATAAACCACGTAGTGGTGTTATTATCCCTACTTTTCACATCAAACACATTTGCGCTTGAGCAAAAGTATCACGAGAGTGTTTTACCTGTTATTGCTGCTTTTAAAACGCAGGATAAAACTGCGATTGCTGCGCATATTCGCTACCCTCTAAAAAGGCAATATCCATTGCCTGACATTAAAAATGAAGCTGAGTTTATTAACCGCTTTGATGAAGTGTTTGACGATGAACTTGTTGCCGTTATTGCCAGTTCAAACATTAATACTGATTGGGAGAAAGTAGGTTGGCGCGGTATTATGCTATATAACGGTGTTTTGTGGGTAGATACAGACGGCAAAATTATAACTGTAAATACTCAAAATGTTACAGAGCGAGCATTTGCTGAACGATTAATTGAACACGATAAGCAATCTCTGCATTCAAGTGTTAATACTTTTAAAAAACCAATACTCAATTGGAAAACGGCTAACTACCATATTCGCGTTGATGATCTAGACGATGGGAATTACCGTTATGCTGTATGGAGTATTGATAAAAAAATTAGCGAAAAGCCCGACATGATTTTATTAAACGGTGATATTACCTTTGAGGGTAGTGGCGGGAATCATAACTATACGTTTAAAAATGGACGTTACAGTTATGTGTTACAAGTAACCATTATTGGTTGTGATACATCACCGCCAGGCTGGCTTGAAGTTTACAAAGACGAACAACGGGTTTTATCTGAAGATGTTATAAGCGCTATTTAATTTAGTATTAGCAACTTACTTAATAATGAGTAATGTTTTTTAGTACCAAACGTTCTAGTAATTAGTATTATAATAAAATAGTTCTAAGTGGTAGGCTAAAAAGTAGTAAGTAAATTAAAACCGTCCACGCGCTGTAGGGAGTCGTCCTGTAAAGCGCTTTGCAAGGAGTCTAGTATGATCACCCTTACCATTAATGGTAATAAGCATGAGTTTTCTGGCGACCCGTCTACGCCCGTTTTGTGGTACCTGCGAGATGAATTAAATTTAACGGGCCCTAAATTTGGCTGTGGTATGGCGCAGTGTGGTGCGTGCACTATACATATAGATGGTGTAGCGCAGCGCTCATGTGTATTACCGGTATCGGCTGTAGTCGGGCGCAATATTACCTCTATTGAAGGGCTAAGCGAGCAGGGTGACCACCCCGTGCAAAAAGCGTGGGTTGAGCATAAAGTGCCGCAATGTGGATTTTGTCAGTGCGGACAAATTATGCAAGCGGCAAGCTTATTAGCAGCTAACCCCAACCCAACTGATGATGAAATAGTGAGCAATATGTCGGGCAATATTTGTCGTTGTGGTACATACCCACGTATTCATAAAGCGATTAAATCGGCGGCTAAAACCATGGCGGGGGTTGAATATTTTGACCCCAATGAACAAGGGGAAGAGGTATGAAAAACGACAATACGTACTTTGACCTAAACCGCCGCCAATTTTTAAAAACTAGCGCAATAGGCGCATTAGTATTAGGCACATATTTTGTAGGCAGTGCGCCAAGAGCGTTTGCCGGTGTGTTAGAGCAACCATCTGAGCAAGCAAAACGTGCTAACTTATTTATAGCTCTGCGCCCGGATGGCATGGTTGAAATAACCTGCCACCGCTCTGAAATGGGCCAACAAATTCGTACAGCCATTGCCCAAATTGTGGCAGACGAAATGGAAGCCGCATGGGATAAAGTAGTTGTTATTCAAGGTAAGGGCGACCCTAAATACGGGGATCAAAATACCGATGGATCGCGCAGTATTCGCTACAATATGCAGCGCCTGCGCGAAATGGGCGCAAGTGTACGGTACATGATGCAGCACGCGGCCGCTAAATATTGGAAAGTTGAGCCGCAAACCTGTACAGCCAATCAACACGTGGTTACACACAGCTCAGGTAAATCGCTTACTTATAAAGATTTAATCGACTTAGCGCTTACAATAACGCCACCAGAAGTTGATAAGTTAACACTTAAAACACGCAAAGAATGGCGTTATATAAATACCGGTATGGCGCACATAGATTTAACCGATTTAGTAACCGGTAAAGCCACATTTGCTGCTGATGTTCGCGAGCCAAAAGCGCTGGTGGCTATTATTGAGCGCCCACCGGTAGTAGGTGGTGTGGTTAAATCGTTTGATGCCACCGCCGCTAAAGCAATTAATGGTGTAGTTGATGTTATTGAAATGCCTGTACCAAAAGGTGCGCCGCAATTTCAGCCAAAAGGCGGCATTGCTATTGTTGCTAAAAATACCTGGGCTGCATGGCAGGCGCGTAAAGCACTAAAAGTAGTGTGGGATGATGGTAAAAACGGCAATTATAATTCAGAGAACTTTAAAAAGTCGTTACTGCAAACAGTGAATGAGCCGCAAGCGCATGTACGCGAAATAGGCGATACCACCAACATATTGGCTAAATCGAGCAATAAGTTAGTAGCAGACTACTATGCGCCGCACCTAGCTCAAGCACCAATGGAACCACCTTGTGCTACGGCGATGTATCATAAAGACCGCGTAGATATTTGGGCTGCAACACAAAACCCACAAGCTGATATGAAAACCGTAGCTGCGTTACTTGGTATGCAAGAGAGCCAAATTAACGTGCATGTCACCATGTTAGGTGGCGGTTTTGGGCGTAAATCAAAACCTGATTTTTCGGCAGAAGCTGCTTTTATTTCAATGAAAGTGGGTAAACCCATACGCGTACAATGGACGCGAGAGGATGATATTCAGAACAGTTTTTATCATGCGGTATCGGCTCAACATATTGAAGCGTCACTCAATGAAAAAGGTAATATTGAGGCTTACTTACATCGCACGGCGTTTTCGCCAATTGTATCTACGTTTCAAGAAGGGGCAACGACGCCTGCAGGCTTTGAACTGCGCTTAGGCTTTACCGATAACCCTATAAACTCACCTAATCTAAAGCTAGAAAATGGCGAAGCACCCGCCAAAACAAGAGTAGGCTGGATGCGCTCGGTATCAAATATTTTTCATGCTTTTGCTATTCAGTCATTTATTGCTGAAGCAGCGCATAAAGCAGGGCGTGACCAAAAAGACTATTTACTCGAAACCATAGGCCCTGATCGCATATTAGATGTAACCGAGCAAAATGCGTCGTACGATAATTATGGCGGCGATAAAGATGTTTACCCATTAGATATTGGTAAGTTACGTCATGTTATTGAAAAAGTAGCTGAAATAAGTAAATGGGGCCGAAAGCTTCCAAAAGGTCGCGGGTTAGGTATTGCAGCACACCGTAGCTTTTTAACGTATGTGGCAACAGTGGTTGAGGTAGAGGTATCGGATACTGGTGATTTAAACGTGATTAAATCGTGGGTAGCTATTGATGCGGGTACGGTTGTAAACACCGATACCGTTAAAAACCAAACGCAAGGTGGCTCTATTTACGGTATTACCACTGCAATTAGCGATGGTATTACTTTTGATAAAGGCCGCGTACAGCAAAGTAATTTTCACGATTATCGCGTACCGCGTATGAGCGATTCCCCACTAGAGGTAGAAGTAGAAATAATACAAAGCGATGCACCACCTGCAGGTGTTGGGGAGCCCGCAACACCGGTTTATGCCCCTGCATTGTGTAATGCTATTTTTGCCGCTTGTGGTAAGCGCATTAGGCAACTGCCTATAGGTAACCAATTAAAAGCGTAAATAAACGTACTTTTATTAAAACACTAAGCTATTAAACAAAAAAACCGCCAAATGGCGGTTTTATCCGTAAGTCTATGTATTTTAAAGACTCATAAATTACATATTTTGCTCACTAAATTTGTATTGATCTGTTCAGGTTTAAAGGCATTAATATGTTTAGGTATATTGGCTTGAGTATATTCTAGAAGGACGTATTCATAAGATTGTGGCTCAATAACTTCCTCAAGTAGATAGTTCTGCTTAGACTTTTTACTGAATAATACTGAGTAATTTTTTAAATCTGTATGTCTTAATTGGCTGGCTCTATATACATGTAAAAACTCATTGTTTGCGATAACAAAACTATTGAGGATTGATGACCAGTCTGCATACCACTCAGAATCTTCAAATGGTGTATTTCCTATAATTATAATAGCTTTATCATTATTGTAGTCATCGCATAACTGTTTTTCTGAAGATGTTTGTTCAGCTGTTGCTACCCAAGCGCAGCCCATTATGCTAAAGGCAAAGCACCCTAATAGGATTTTTTTCATTTTAGTATCCTATATAAAAAGTGGAATCATCTGATTGTTTGAAATTGATGATTGGTTAAAAAAATGCTTGGCTTCATAGTCGAATGTTGAAGCTGAGAGCTGCTTATCGAAGTGAGGAGAATCCATCCTGGTAAAGTCGCCTCCCCATCGAAGCCCTCTTTTTTTCATTATATCAATAAATTTAACCGCTGAAGTCGTAGCACTTTTAGTTTTAAAGGCGGTTGAGTTGTTCCAATTAGAGCCATCAACAATATTTAAATCTAAAGCATGCCCAATATAATGTTGGCTGCGTTTTGCTGGCGTTACTACAGCGCCACTTGGAGAAATTCCAAGCTGTCTTATTGTCTGGTTTAAAACCAATTTTAAGCCTAGTTTTTTTGCTTCAATGT harbors:
- a CDS encoding (2Fe-2S)-binding protein produces the protein MITLTINGNKHEFSGDPSTPVLWYLRDELNLTGPKFGCGMAQCGACTIHIDGVAQRSCVLPVSAVVGRNITSIEGLSEQGDHPVQKAWVEHKVPQCGFCQCGQIMQAASLLAANPNPTDDEIVSNMSGNICRCGTYPRIHKAIKSAAKTMAGVEYFDPNEQGEEV
- a CDS encoding xanthine dehydrogenase family protein molybdopterin-binding subunit — encoded protein: MKNDNTYFDLNRRQFLKTSAIGALVLGTYFVGSAPRAFAGVLEQPSEQAKRANLFIALRPDGMVEITCHRSEMGQQIRTAIAQIVADEMEAAWDKVVVIQGKGDPKYGDQNTDGSRSIRYNMQRLREMGASVRYMMQHAAAKYWKVEPQTCTANQHVVTHSSGKSLTYKDLIDLALTITPPEVDKLTLKTRKEWRYINTGMAHIDLTDLVTGKATFAADVREPKALVAIIERPPVVGGVVKSFDATAAKAINGVVDVIEMPVPKGAPQFQPKGGIAIVAKNTWAAWQARKALKVVWDDGKNGNYNSENFKKSLLQTVNEPQAHVREIGDTTNILAKSSNKLVADYYAPHLAQAPMEPPCATAMYHKDRVDIWAATQNPQADMKTVAALLGMQESQINVHVTMLGGGFGRKSKPDFSAEAAFISMKVGKPIRVQWTREDDIQNSFYHAVSAQHIEASLNEKGNIEAYLHRTAFSPIVSTFQEGATTPAGFELRLGFTDNPINSPNLKLENGEAPAKTRVGWMRSVSNIFHAFAIQSFIAEAAHKAGRDQKDYLLETIGPDRILDVTEQNASYDNYGGDKDVYPLDIGKLRHVIEKVAEISKWGRKLPKGRGLGIAAHRSFLTYVATVVEVEVSDTGDLNVIKSWVAIDAGTVVNTDTVKNQTQGGSIYGITTAISDGITFDKGRVQQSNFHDYRVPRMSDSPLEVEVEIIQSDAPPAGVGEPATPVYAPALCNAIFAACGKRIRQLPIGNQLKA